AATCAAAAACCCCATCAAGAGTCAACTGAATATTGTTACTTGCATTTTTTTCTATCGCTTGAACAATAGTTTTGTTAGAGTTTTTCAATTCGAACGAACCATATATGGGCATAGAGTTGCTTCCTCTACGATAAAAAACAGTTCCTTTTTTATATTTCCAAACTCCTTTTAAAAGAGAGGTAATGTTTGGAGTGGGTGTAATAGTTACCAAACCAATTACTTTATGTCGAGGAAGTCTTGGAAAGGGTACATTTTCATACTGTACTTTTGGAGGGTTTACCAAATAGGCATTAATAAGATTTTGAATTTTACTGTCGTCATAAAAATCAACACCTATAATGGTATTATCTTCATCCTCAACCCCAATTACAATATAAGAGTTGTTTTCTGGATTTGAATTTGATAATGCGCAAACGTGTTTTAAAAACTTAGCTTTCCCTTCTTTAGAATTTAGATAAAGCTTTTGTTTTTTATCATAAAAACTGTTCTCATCATTATGAGAAAGTAAGTTTTTTATAAGTAAACGCTTGTTTATCATTTTAAGGTACTTTATGGCCTTGACTAGCTACTAATAAAGCAAACCAATCTTCAGTTTCTAAAACAATTTTTTGAGATGCTACTGCTTCTGCAATTCTTTTTGGGTTAGTAGTACCAATTACAGGAATTATTTGTGCAGGATGTTGATATAACCATGCTAATAAAAGTTGACTTTCAGTAGCGTTATATTTTTCAGATAAGTGATGCAATTCTTTTTTTATACGTTGATTTTTTTCAGAATCTTCTTTAAAGTAAGAGCCTAATGGACTCCATGCCATGGGTTGTATTTTATGAAGTTGCATATAATTTAAATCACCATTCAATAAAGAAGAATATTGTGTTAAAGAAACTTCAATTTGATTTACAGAAATGCGGGTTTTTTTATCAATTAACTCGGTTTGTAGAGGAGTAAAATTAGATACTCCAAAATCGTTGATTTTACCTTGTGATTTTAAAATTGAAATCGCTTCTGATATTTCATCCGGATGCATTAACGGGCTTGGCCTATGCAGTAAAAGTAGGTCTAAATAATCTGTTTGAAGGTTTTTTAACGACTCTTCAACGCTCCAAATTATATAGTCTTTT
The sequence above is a segment of the Tenacibaculum sp. 190130A14a genome. Coding sequences within it:
- a CDS encoding aldo/keto reductase, giving the protein MNNFSKTIAGCMTWGVWGKNLNTNEMIDLMQTCLQNQITTFDHADIYGDYTTEAAFGKAFNTSSVKREEIQLISKCGIQYIGSSRNNRVKHYDYSKDYIIWSVEESLKNLQTDYLDLLLLHRPSPLMHPDEISEAISILKSQGKINDFGVSNFTPLQTELIDKKTRISVNQIEVSLTQYSSLLNGDLNYMQLHKIQPMAWSPLGSYFKEDSEKNQRIKKELHHLSEKYNATESQLLLAWLYQHPAQIIPVIGTTNPKRIAEAVASQKIVLETEDWFALLVASQGHKVP